The following is a genomic window from Candidatus Moraniibacteriota bacterium.
AACGCTCACGACGCTCGCACTTCTCATTGCCGAGTCGAAGCCGAGCGACAAGGATCGCATGATTGGTCTCGTGCTCTTACTTTTAAGAAAGCCGTCATGAAAGTGTCTCTCAATAAGCTTTGTGTTTCGGCGTGGTATTCTTCTGATAGAAAATCGGTAGTTTTTGATCTTTAATGGCAACTCTATGAAAACGTATACGGGCGGGTGTCAGTGCGGGGCGGTAAAGTTTGAGATGAAGATGGATAAGATAGAAGAGGCGCTCTCGTGCAACTGTTCGCGCTGTGAGCGCGCGGGGCTTTTGCTGGTATTCCTTCCGAAGGCTCAGTTTACAGTGCTCTCTGGCGAGGATAATTTGTCGGATTACCGATTTGGCGACAAGAGTATTGCACATCTCTTTTGCAAGACGTGCGGCATTCAGGCATTTGGCTTCGGCAAGGGGCATGACGGCGCGGAGATGGCAGCAGTCAATGTTCGGTGTCTTGATGACTTTGACTTGAAGCCGCTTCGCATCAAGGAGTTCGACGGAAAGTCATTGTAAACATTTTCTGTCAAGAAACAAAGAGCGTGAATTCTATGGAAATATTCTCATATCTTGGTATCGATTGGGGGGAGAAGAAGGTGGGGGTGGCAATCGCCGACTCGGAGACGAAAATGGCTTTTTCTCTCGTGACGCTGCCAAATGACGATCGATTGATTGATGCGCTCGGGAGTATTCTCGAGGAGCGTTCGGTGCGGGAAGTCGTAATCGGCATTCCGTCGCATGTGAATCGCGAGCGAGTGGAGTACGGCGGGGAGAAGCTGGGGAAGCAGCTTGCCGAGCGGTTTGGCGTATCGATCCGCTACGAGAATGAAATGTTCACAACCAAAATGGCTCGTGCCGAGCTGATTGAGCGCGGTGTCCGCGGGCATCTCGATGCTCAAGACGATCGTGAAGCGGCGCGGATTATTCTTGAGAGCTTTCTCGCGGGGAAGGGGGAATTGTGATACACTGAGAGTGTTCAGGGGTATAATTTCTCTTCCCTTTATTTTTTATGGAATCACAGCCTTTCGTTTCGGTCATTATTCCGGCATACAAAGAGGGTGACCGCATTGGAACGACACTCTTGGAAATCGGCAAGTACTTTAAACAGAAAGATCTCACATATGAAATCCTCGTCGTGGTGGACGGATCGCCGGATAATACGGCGGAGATCGCGCGGAACTATGCGCTCCATGTCGACCACATTCGCGTGATTGATAACCCGGAGAATCATGGCAAGGGGTATGTGGTACGGCAGGGACTCCTCGAAGCGAAGGGTGAATATCGTCTTTTTATGGATGCGGATGGATCGACGGCAATTACGCATTTGGAAACTTTCTTGCCAGCCATCGAAGAGGGAAATGATGTCGTGATCGGATCGAGAGATATCGAGGGAGCTTTCGTGCAGGTGCATCAGCCGCGGTATCGCGAGATCATGGGCGACATGGGTAACTGGGCGATTCGTATCGTCTTGGGACTTTGGTCATATCCGGATACGCAGTGCGGGTTCAAGATGCTTTCGGCGCGCGCTGCAGACGCGATCGCAAGTCGCATGGTGGTAGATCGGTTCGGCTTCGACTACGAACTCATTATCTTGGCGCACAAACTCGGATTCAAAGTGAAACAACTCCCGGTGCGCTGGCTCAATGAAGAGGGTTCGACTGTGGGCGGTCTCTTCGGGCCGAATGGTTTTATACAAGTGTTGATCGACCTCTTTAAGACAAAGTGGCGGCTTATGACCGGTGCCTATCGGCTTGGTGCGTATGTGCCTGAAGATAAGAAGGCAGAAGCCGGGAACTAAAGTGAAGACAATCACTGCTTATTTTTCCGAGAACAGCAGCAGGAGAATGAGCGTTTGTCGCAAGAAGTGATAGATTGCGGACGGAATTTCGAGCGGAGAATTTTGAAGTATAAAACAAAAACCGTGGACAAGGATATTTACAACGAATCAGAACAAAGTGCGCTGAACTCGGCGCGTCCCGTGTCCGAATTGCGGCAGGATATTGTGACGGGGGACTGGGTGGTTATTGCGACGGGGCGAGCCAAACGTCCGGATGAGTTTGCGCATCATGATCACGAGGCGAGCGATGTCGGTATCGAGCACTGTCCCTTTGAGAATCCGGAAGCGACCGGGCAGGAGAAGGACGTCTTGATCTATGCGTCGGGAGATGACCATTGGACGCTTCGGGTTTTCCCGAACAAGTATCCGGCGTTTTCGCGCGGAAAAGTGCCGCGACAGATGGGCGAAGGCCCGTATTTTTCGATGACGGGTTCCGGATATCATGAACTCTTCGTGACGCGCGATCACTACAATCAACTGGCGACCATGGAATCGTGGCAGGTGGCTGAGGTGCTCGATGCTTACCAGGACCGATATCTCTCGCTCATGAAGAAAAAGAGTGTGAACTATATTCAGATATTTCACAATCACGGCAAGGCTTCTGGCGCGTCGCTCCCGCATCCGCATTCGCAGCTCATGGCGATACCGGTCGTGTCGCCCTATATTCAGTTGGAACTCAAAGGCGCGGAGGCGTATTTTCGCAGCACGAAGAAAAAAGTGTATTCCGTAATGGCGGAGTATGAGTGCGATGCGAAAACTCGGATAGTGTATGAGAATGACCGATTTGTAGCGTTCTGTCCCTATGCGTCCCGTGCAGCATTTGAGGTGTGGGTGATGCCGAAGAAATCATCGCCGTACTTCGAGCGGATAACCGATGAGGAGAAACTTCTGTTAGGTGAAGCACTTCGCGCGGCGCTCTTCTCGATATATCGCGGACTTGATGACCCGTCATACAACTTCTATCTTCATACAGCGCCATGTGATGGACGGGATTATCCACACTACGGCTGGCACATCGAGATCCTGCCGAAGACATCCATCTGGGCGGGATTCGAACTCTCGACCGGCATTGAAGTCTCTTCCATTGAACCCGAAAAAGCAGCGGAGTATTTACGTGGTATGCTTTCTTAAGTTCTCGGAGAAATGTATGGATCTCCTGTTTCTTCTTAGTGGGCTCTATCTTTTTATTGCAGGGATTCTTTCATGGGCATTGTTTTTTATTACTCGAGAATCTCCTCGAGAATTTCTCTTGCTAAATGCAAAGAAATGGATTTTGTGGTTTTTTATTATCATATTTCTGCCGTTTCCCGTGTACAACTTTTTGTGTGGAGGATTTCTTCCCATTGGAGAGAATATTCTTGAGAGTATTTCCGAGGTTGAGGGTGAAAGTATTCAGAGTTGGATATTTTTTCTCTCAACAAGCGTAGCATATCTTGTTTTGAGCTATGCATCTGCCGGATTTGTGTATAGTATGCTTCGTCGTGTGAGTAAAAGAGATGAAGCGGCATGGATATCAATATCTTCGGCGTGTGTGCTTATGGTCATCATTTACCTCTCTACCTTTCGGAGTGTATCTTGTTAGTTTTCTATGTTTCATTTCTACATCTATGTGGTATGTGGTTGCCAATCTGAAAATGAAGCTGGTATCGAAGGCTGAAAACCTGGAGTATCTCGGCGCACTTGCGGAAGCATTGAAAGGATGTACTGTTTTTTTCGGTTTTTGATGTGGGACGGTTAGAGATAGGTATCTTTAAGAGGGTTTTTATGAAAGTACTTGTTTCCAGAGACTCAATAGTGCTTCAGTTTCGCTTTTTTAAGGTCATTATTCCGAAACGGGATAACGT
Proteins encoded in this region:
- a CDS encoding GFA family protein — its product is MKTYTGGCQCGAVKFEMKMDKIEEALSCNCSRCERAGLLLVFLPKAQFTVLSGEDNLSDYRFGDKSIAHLFCKTCGIQAFGFGKGHDGAEMAAVNVRCLDDFDLKPLRIKEFDGKSL
- the ruvX gene encoding Holliday junction resolvase RuvX; this translates as MEIFSYLGIDWGEKKVGVAIADSETKMAFSLVTLPNDDRLIDALGSILEERSVREVVIGIPSHVNRERVEYGGEKLGKQLAERFGVSIRYENEMFTTKMARAELIERGVRGHLDAQDDREAARIILESFLAGKGEL
- a CDS encoding glycosyltransferase family 2 protein, whose amino-acid sequence is MESQPFVSVIIPAYKEGDRIGTTLLEIGKYFKQKDLTYEILVVVDGSPDNTAEIARNYALHVDHIRVIDNPENHGKGYVVRQGLLEAKGEYRLFMDADGSTAITHLETFLPAIEEGNDVVIGSRDIEGAFVQVHQPRYREIMGDMGNWAIRIVLGLWSYPDTQCGFKMLSARAADAIASRMVVDRFGFDYELIILAHKLGFKVKQLPVRWLNEEGSTVGGLFGPNGFIQVLIDLFKTKWRLMTGAYRLGAYVPEDKKAEAGN
- a CDS encoding DUF4921 family protein, translated to MSQEVIDCGRNFERRILKYKTKTVDKDIYNESEQSALNSARPVSELRQDIVTGDWVVIATGRAKRPDEFAHHDHEASDVGIEHCPFENPEATGQEKDVLIYASGDDHWTLRVFPNKYPAFSRGKVPRQMGEGPYFSMTGSGYHELFVTRDHYNQLATMESWQVAEVLDAYQDRYLSLMKKKSVNYIQIFHNHGKASGASLPHPHSQLMAIPVVSPYIQLELKGAEAYFRSTKKKVYSVMAEYECDAKTRIVYENDRFVAFCPYASRAAFEVWVMPKKSSPYFERITDEEKLLLGEALRAALFSIYRGLDDPSYNFYLHTAPCDGRDYPHYGWHIEILPKTSIWAGFELSTGIEVSSIEPEKAAEYLRGMLS